The bacterium genome includes the window GGACCCCACTCACGGCGGCATCGTGGGGCTCGATGCCCAGGACCGCATTACCCGCTTTCTGGAGAAGCCAGCCCCGAGCGAGGTCTTCAGCCACTGGGTCAATGCGGGGATCTATGTGCTCGAGCGGGCGGTGCTGGACGCGATCCCCGCCGGCCGGGTCGTGGACTTTGGACGGGACGTCTTTCCGGCGATGCTCGCCGCGGGAGACGCGTTGTACGGATACCGGATGCCGGAGCGCGAGCACTTGTGGTGGATCGACCGGCCTGAGGATCTCCGTCGCGTGGAGCGGCTGTGGCAGTCGATTGGGCCCGGTCTCTGGGAGACGGAATAGCCCCGAGCCCGCGCGGCAGCGAGGACGGTGACGCGTGACGGCACAGGCGGCGCCCTTGGTTTCCGTAATCGTCCCCGCCTATAACGCTGAGCGCTTCCTTGGTCGCGCGATGCGGAGCGCGCTGGCCCAGACCTACCCTCACTTCGAGCTCATCGTGGTCGACGACGGGTCGACGGACAGGACGGCCGACGTGATCCGTTCGTTTCCAGACGCCCGCATCCGGCATCTTTCGCAGCCCAACAGCGGCCAGGGCGCCGCCCGGAACCATG containing:
- a CDS encoding glycosyltransferase family A protein, translating into MTAQAAPLVSVIVPAYNAERFLGRAMRSALAQTYPHFELIVVDDGSTDRTADVIRSFPDARIRHLSQPNSGQGAARNH